AATATAATACACTAGTCACTAggataacaattaataattgtatgttaataaaacatttaaagttattagGTACATTTCCAAAAGCAAAAGAGCTTATCCTGGGGAGTTCTGAATTGAGAAATATgtgttttacaaacaaaattgaaGAAGTGCCTTTTAATGGTTTAGATAAGTGTTGTGATATAGAAATATTAGAATTaagtaatacaaatatttacagtattacacataatataaatatttacaaaaatttaaagaaaattaatcttTCGTTAAACAAATTATCTGGTCTTCCAGAAGAATTTTGCAGCTTAGTTAAGTTAGAAGTGTGCATTTTgtcatgtaataatttattatacttgcCTGACAACTTTTGTAAACTCGATAAATTAAATAGCCTTTTGATTGATAGCAACAGCTTGTGCATGCTTCCTGAAAATTTATGTCGATTACCAAATCTTAGCAAACTAGACTTGTATGATAATTATCTTTATGAAGCACCAGATGAAATAGAAAAGCTACTGGAAATAGACCTGgcacaaaattattttgatgagcCAGATAGtgttgattatataaataaaaaaggaaaaatcagATTAAGCCAACGCGAAAGATATGATGgaaggtaataaaaaaataaaaaaaactaacatatttaatcaataagtaaagtaattattgtttctgtatttactttattaaagtcCTCTTGACGAAATTCTGAACACCGACCccaatcaataataaataatcatgtgTGGTAAATATAGTGTACAAGCAGGAGTAATTTCTCTTTTAGTCATAGTGTGACACAACAGAGAACAAACaggatatatatttagattcatACTAGTTTCTACCTACATATAGGTGACAAGGAATGGCAGGTGTGACATATGTTTGGGAAAGCGATGCATGCAATGTGTAAAAGTAACAAAGGTTCAATTTAAGTCAGTGATTACTAAACaatctaaatttgaatatcaaCATAAAGTGCGATCAATAcatttaatgcaatttttttttctttatagaaAATTAGAAATAACAACAGCAGAAAGTGAATATTCTAAGGATGAGACTGATGATGAACTTTTGTTCAGCGAAAAAAGTGAAGAAAAAGGTAAATGTACTCACTTAACATAACTAGCTTTTAATTTGAGGCATATTAAGAAACTCGTAtgacatttatcataattagaCAAAAGACATAAGCaacatctttaataaaaaatatgatattataactcATGTTCTTACTAACctaataaaatactttctataaaaaattatgcTGTTTTATcagttatattgaaataattgcaGAAGCTGATAACAGACCACTCAGTTCTCCCGAAGATTGGGATTCAGATGAATACTGGATTCCATATTTCTCACGTCAGTCAAATGTACCACAATCAGAATGGCTTTACTTTGTCAAGCAGAAAATGAAAGAAGGCAACTTCTGTCCCATGGATGCCCACCCCATACCTATAGCTGATAaagttaaatatgaaaaactGTGCCATCCTCGAACTGAATATGAATCAGATGGACAATTTGATGATTATTCTGGTGATGatagttgatatatatttttttttctcactaATATTTTCTAACtaaaaatgtcaaaatcatACAAGTAATGTATAATCTTATTGTACTGTAATTTACATACTAGTAATAATAATGGACTGACTACCTCATTTATTTGtgcatgaatatattaaataattagctgtattgaagtaaaataacttggaaaaaaagatttaaagatACTTTATCTCTTCTATAGTagtaatgttattgttaatttttttatataacttaggtatcctataattatacataatcattgcttaacaaaaataaaatctgtcagtttcctttttttttttttaatgtcaaatatgtacatatgatTTTGGGGACCATCTGTAAAAGATTCCAgactgaaaaataattttgtgttgtATCTCATTCTGCAGtaaacttaattttgttttacatgtAGTTCTTTGCATGAAAGgagtgttttataattattacaattaaaatttctagATAACAATGTcaactcaataaaaataaatcatggtgtttatttattactattagatactaatattttcgtatattacatagataaattaatttcaccTAATATTTCTTCATGAatattgttccggttttctCTTGTCACCTAGAACAAAGCctacattaaaaacatttacataactatatacatataaataacattgattCTTATCTTGTTATAATCTGTtgattattgtataattgtatttctctttaaaatatgaaaagtaacttaaggtatatacatataagtaaaaCCATAGGCAACAATTGTTGAACTTTTCTAACAAAAGtttcagtaatttttaaaataatgctgaAACCCTGTACTTACAGTCCATACTTTTGCCATACTGTTAGTCCTTATAGATTCTATAAGAGGATCACTCTTCCTTAGTGGTATTGTGGCCAACACATAAGTCTTTGAATCTGGAGCAAAGATTTCCTTTATTCtagatttaaaattggaactaaAGAACTCCATTTTTCCTATCTCATCAATCACTACTAATGATTGTAATACTTTGGTctgtaaattataatgaatatttgatatattatttatataaactattttataataaattactttatataaataattacgttaTTTATAGAGGGCAAGGCTACATTCTCAAATTCTTGTATGAGGACACCATATTTCCCTACAGTATATTTTGAAGGAGACTGAAGCAAATTTTGATCTCTGGCAAGGCGTCCTCTTGTACCATCTAAAGTAACAACATCGAAGCCTTCTCTACATCTGTTTCGTCTAACTTCTTCAGTCAAGAATCCTATAGTTTTAACACCCTTCGAATTTAATAAGGTACACAGTTTCTTTACTAAAGTAGTCTTGCCAACtcctgaaaaataaattaccaaaacctacaataaatttaagaagGCAGGcagaaattaaataagatttcgCGCCTCTTAATACATAACCCGGATCGCCGGTGATGATAAAGAATTTAATGTTCTTTTCCATTACGATTCTTTCCTAGTTCTTCGTATTAAAGTAAGagtttaagttattaatttaagtttaaattttctcTTCATAACTTAGTAATATAAACAGGAAACAGCTTATTGCATAtgcatgaatataatataatatgtcaattGTCATTTGAGTTTTGACATCTGCGAGCTGTCTTATTTTAtccaaagataatataaattatatcctatcagttttgttgaaaattctggtttattattactaatctTAGTACACCTCCGAAATAAATCCCAGAGAGACACTAAGCATGTACCGAGATCATAACACGCTTGCGTCGAAAACTTCAAAATTGAGCTGATGTTATGATGATCATCTTACATAATtggataaaaaataagaaattaaaaagtaatacgaattttcagatttaaattttttattttattttactgacaatgttatattttttcttgaggATAGACGGAATAGGgattgctttaaaaatattacaatctgCTAAAATCacctttttttcttaattcttgTAACTAAATAACTGaggaaaaaaatagtaacagcGTTCGATAGACTATTACTATTTCTCAATTCTCTTTATGATTTCACAGATCCAACGGTATTAATGAAGTTAATTCTACTGGCAGCCCTGGAGATATCAGACGAGTTATCAGTAAGTCTGTAAGGTGTAAGCCGCTACTTATTACTTTTGTTAGAAGGATAGTAGGTTTCAAAGTTCACAATTCACATttacaaagttaataatattccattttcatctttagtatattttttgacTCAGCGGTGATAGTACATtagtcaatttattaaaatggctTCAGTTGCCGCAATTACTCGTgctttattaagtaaaaatgttataaataccgGTCGTTTCGCGGCAGCATCTAATAccagtttaataaaattctacagCACCGGTAACTATACTTTTTCGCATTTTAATAATAGTCATAAATTGGctatactattaattatattatttaaatgtatctaaAAGTATATGTCTTATacagaatttttaattaagtctcatttatagaaattaaacacatacagTTCAAATGTAACTCTAGACCTATGTAATTTAGTTGTAATCACTGGGCtcgcattttaatttattgaagccttattaaaactataatccCCAGCGAAATGAGTCTAATTTTACCGTAGGACTTATATTTTGAGTATCTATTCTGCCCTTGGCTTAACTAAAAAACAACTAATTAACATGGAATAATAatcaagtatatatattataacgttaTAAGCATATAAAGGTTATGTTGTCAACATTTCTttatacattgtatattatacTGAATATATTGCATGTttgattaaaactattttacaaaCTTTTCTCATCTTCTCCATATGTGTATGTGTGCGACTAAATTTTTACGACAAACGATAATTTTCGTAGTCCTCGTGCtggttattattttcaaaataataaatatgattgaatttatatatgcttgttttccaaaaaaattattaaatttaatttatcttatactaGATTATTGACCCATTGCATAACAATATTCAAAGCACTATCTAAATTACTGTGACCTTGACTCCTACTGAAAAACCTTATCATTTATCTTGCTGATgacatatatttaactttagcttttgatgtttaatatacaaatacctTAAACAGCTAGATACTTTATCatacttttttgtaaatatagtattcaatatttaagatataatgaattatgattacataaatttatttaattgttacagcacctgaatatgaaaatatcaaGGTAGATATTGTAGGTGCCAAGAAAAATGTTGGTTTAATTCAATTGAACCGGCCTAAGGCTTTGAATGCACTGTGCAATGCTCTCTTCAAGGAACTCGGCAAGGTTGTCATCGATTTTGATGCTGATGAAAAAATTTCAGCCATCGTAATCACTGGTAAATagttaattactattaaattgaCTATGTACAGAATGGTCAGATAGTGGCCTATTTATCCATCTGCTttctaaagtttaaataataataattataagcatATAAAGGCTATATTGTCAACATTTCTTTATACATTGTataatatactgaatatattgcATGTTTGATTAAAGATAAAAGGAATCAACATAaagtataatgaaaaataacattttatttgaaataaaatcttaatgtcACATTGTTTTTCTATCAGGCAATGAGAAGGCATTTGCCGCCGGAGCAGATATTAAGGAGAtgcaaaacaataattacagtAGTAATGCAAAAATTGGCTTTTTAAAGGAGTGGGAAGATATATCTAACTGTGGAAAACCCATCATTGCTGCTGTTAATGGATTTGCtgttagtattttaaaacatccTTAAAACTGAATATTCTATTAACCTAGTGAtctgttttttatcaatttctgatacttatttattttaatgtttttatatttttacatttatatacaatgaGATATTCAAAATCTGTTACAAATTATGTTGATAGTTTCAATGTAGTTggtagaaaattttatttgtcttggtgtttttaacattagtataaaatatactgaAGTCTGCCATATAGAGCCTCAAAAGTAATAGAAACttagtttaatgttttaaatatacctcaatcatttttttgtttagcaaatgtaatttaaaattaactcagtacacaattaatttctatttcatttctaatttaatgctaatgaattttaaattagctTGGAGGTGGTTGTGAGCTGGCTATGCTCTGTGATATTATTTATGCTGGAGAAAAAGCCAAGTTTGGACAGCCTGAAATCAATATTGGTACTATTCCCGGAGCTGGTGGTACTCAACGCTTACCTCGTTATGTTGGCAAATCTAAAGCCATGGAAATTGTCCTCACTGGCAATTTCATTGATGCTCTTGAAGCTGAGAAAATGggtaagaataatattaaaaaaatatattatctgttgaTTTCTACTGTCATTCAAATGAAcagaaaaaaatttgaatatcataCTAATATTGAGACATAAGTTGGAATCTCTTTATTCTTGTATGTTTCTCttttatatattgcatatttattaggcaatttatttattttctattccaTTAGGTCTAGTCAGTAGAGTCTTCCCTGTAGAGAAACTTCTGGAAGAAACTATCAAATTAGCAGAAAGGATCGGAACACATTCTCCTCTGATTGTGAAGTTAGCAAAGCAGTCAGTTAATCAAGCTTATGAGACAACCCTAAAATCTGGACTGCAATACGAAAAATCAATATTCTATGGAACTTTTGCTACggtaagattaaaattttattttaatttaaaatattgttttgttcaaTGTGACAATATTTTTAGCTATATAATGCTGACTTGCTCAATTGTAAAagaaatagttgtttttttttggaaattggATAGATTATTACTgttgttaaaaatgaaaacattatttttttgcagGAGGACAGAAAAGAAGGCATGAGTGCATTTGTTGAGAAGAGACctccaaattttaaaaataactaaatgtaaatgtatgtagtTCACAGAAAGTGACTTGAAACATTTGTATCACCATAAAAGTATAGTTGTAAGAATCAAAAGAATTTATacacatttgtaattttttaatattgatcctgttgaatttttaaaaagtatatatgtttaaaaaataaccattttctttattattaagaaatcaaAACCAGTTTC
This genomic stretch from Vanessa tameamea isolate UH-Manoa-2023 chromosome 9, ilVanTame1 primary haplotype, whole genome shotgun sequence harbors:
- the LOC113396989 gene encoding leucine-rich repeat and IQ domain-containing protein 4-like; translation: MEENEGKSIVIEKCFSTFTLIKENITVLDLSNNYNNIIEKNMQLPINLTELYLKHNELTEVPVSVLNLEKIKILDISFNNIQYFDDTPNFYETIEKLNISNNKLLGPPYWIWSEKCKHLFDVNIGLNMNITKSLDNAYFEELLKYNTLVTRITINNCMLIKHLKLLGTFPKAKELILGSSELRNMCFTNKIEEVPFNGLDKCCDIEILELSNTNIYSITHNINIYKNLKKINLSLNKLSGLPEEFCSLVKLEVCILSCNNLLYLPDNFCKLDKLNSLLIDSNSLCMLPENLCRLPNLSKLDLYDNYLYEAPDEIEKLLEIDLAQNYFDEPDSVDYINKKGKIRLSQRERYDGRKLEITTAESEYSKDETDDELLFSEKSEEKEADNRPLSSPEDWDSDEYWIPYFSRQSNVPQSEWLYFVKQKMKEGNFCPMDAHPIPIADKVKYEKLCHPRTEYESDGQFDDYSGDDS
- the LOC113396943 gene encoding nucleoside-triphosphatase THEP1, translating into MEKNIKFFIITGDPGVGKTTLVKKLCTLLNSKGVKTIGFLTEEVRRNRCREGFDVVTLDGTRGRLARDQNLLQSPSKYTVGKYGVLIQEFENVALPSINNTKVLQSLVVIDEIGKMEFFSSNFKSRIKEIFAPDSKTYVLATIPLRKSDPLIESIRTNSMAKVWTVTRENRNNIHEEILGEINLSM
- the LOC113396941 gene encoding probable enoyl-CoA hydratase, mitochondrial, coding for MASVAAITRALLSKNVINTGRFAAASNTSLIKFYSTAPEYENIKVDIVGAKKNVGLIQLNRPKALNALCNALFKELGKVVIDFDADEKISAIVITGNEKAFAAGADIKEMQNNNYSSNAKIGFLKEWEDISNCGKPIIAAVNGFALGGGCELAMLCDIIYAGEKAKFGQPEINIGTIPGAGGTQRLPRYVGKSKAMEIVLTGNFIDALEAEKMGLVSRVFPVEKLLEETIKLAERIGTHSPLIVKLAKQSVNQAYETTLKSGLQYEKSIFYGTFATEDRKEGMSAFVEKRPPNFKNN